A single region of the Solwaraspora sp. WMMD406 genome encodes:
- a CDS encoding alpha/beta hydrolase has protein sequence MTDNRTAAGMRYWQTGRGRQDVLLVHGWCCNHRFMKPIAAHLAGWRRRIISVDMRGHGKSPAGDRGFTVAELGTDLRDLMVELDMRDVVVIGHSMGGVWSLAGAVQVPDRVATLILLDSSVAVPPGTSEQVAALAESIRGDDPRQARIDIIRSFFVPESDPRLVDWAIEQMLRPTDEVAAATLDGLAGFVEAGGDAALTEWGRRLLYIGGPAPFADYTRLRELVPESVIGQVVGSGHFFQFEVPRQTNAMIDRYLRLFGPASW, from the coding sequence TTGACCGACAACCGCACGGCCGCCGGGATGCGCTACTGGCAGACTGGCCGAGGCCGACAGGACGTACTGCTCGTACACGGCTGGTGCTGCAACCACCGGTTCATGAAACCCATCGCCGCGCATCTGGCCGGCTGGCGACGCCGGATCATCTCGGTGGACATGCGGGGCCACGGCAAGAGTCCGGCCGGCGACCGCGGCTTCACCGTCGCCGAACTCGGCACCGACCTGCGGGATCTGATGGTCGAGCTCGACATGCGTGACGTGGTGGTGATCGGTCACAGCATGGGCGGGGTGTGGTCCCTGGCCGGGGCGGTCCAGGTGCCGGACCGGGTCGCCACCCTGATCCTGCTCGATTCCTCGGTCGCCGTACCGCCCGGCACGTCGGAACAGGTCGCCGCACTCGCGGAATCCATCCGGGGCGACGATCCCCGGCAGGCACGGATCGACATCATCCGGTCCTTCTTCGTACCCGAGTCCGATCCCAGACTGGTGGACTGGGCGATCGAGCAGATGCTGCGGCCGACCGACGAGGTCGCCGCCGCGACCCTGGACGGCCTGGCCGGCTTCGTCGAGGCGGGCGGCGACGCCGCGCTCACCGAGTGGGGACGACGACTGCTGTACATCGGCGGTCCGGCGCCCTTCGCCGACTACACCCGACTGCGCGAACTGGTCCCCGAGTCGGTCATCGGGCAGGTGGTCGGGTCAGGGCACTTCTTCCAGTTCGAGGTGCCTCGGCAGACCAACGCGATGATCGATCGCTACCT